A portion of the Thermotoga sp. SG1 genome contains these proteins:
- a CDS encoding ABC transporter ATP-binding protein has product MIGVAEVVLNVKDLKIYYRTLYGYVKAVDGVSFDIKRGEILGIAGESGCGKSTLGNGLILLKPPMKYMGGEAILDGKNIMTLSPRELRKIRYEKISIIPQYAMDAMNPTKKIKQIIDDLLHEHGESFERKRDLIEERLEIVNLGKKVLNMYPIELSGGMKQRMVMVISTLMNPDVLIADEITSALDVSSQRSVIQMLYEMRERKIMGSLAFITHDLSVLYQIADKVMVLYAGRVAEISPMEDIVREPLHPYTKMLISSLPKIGVRYSQTKLKGIPGYPPSLLNIGPGCRFRDRCPYAFEKCDQDPPVFDVDGRKVSCWLFERGDAN; this is encoded by the coding sequence GTGATAGGCGTGGCGGAAGTGGTACTGAACGTCAAAGATTTGAAAATCTACTACAGAACCCTCTACGGCTATGTGAAGGCCGTCGATGGGGTGAGTTTTGACATAAAGAGGGGAGAAATTCTTGGTATCGCTGGTGAATCTGGCTGTGGGAAATCCACCCTTGGAAACGGTTTGATCCTGCTGAAACCTCCTATGAAGTACATGGGTGGAGAAGCGATCCTTGACGGAAAGAACATCATGACGCTTTCACCGAGAGAGTTGAGAAAGATTCGCTACGAGAAGATCTCCATAATTCCGCAGTACGCAATGGATGCGATGAATCCCACGAAGAAGATAAAACAGATCATTGACGACCTTCTTCACGAACACGGTGAAAGTTTTGAACGAAAGAGGGATCTCATCGAAGAAAGACTTGAAATCGTCAATCTCGGAAAGAAAGTTCTCAACATGTATCCGATAGAACTCTCCGGAGGTATGAAACAGAGAATGGTGATGGTGATCTCCACCTTGATGAATCCCGATGTTCTCATAGCGGACGAAATCACCTCGGCTCTCGATGTGAGTTCCCAGAGGTCCGTTATACAGATGCTCTACGAAATGAGAGAAAGAAAGATCATGGGTTCTCTTGCCTTCATAACACATGATCTTTCCGTGCTCTATCAGATCGCAGACAAGGTGATGGTACTGTACGCGGGAAGGGTTGCGGAGATCTCACCCATGGAGGACATCGTGCGAGAGCCTCTTCATCCGTACACGAAGATGCTCATTTCTTCTCTTCCAAAGATAGGTGTCAGGTACTCTCAGACGAAGCTCAAGGGAATTCCCGGCTATCCACCAAGCCTTCTGAACATTGGACCAGGCTGCAGGTTCAGAGACAGATGCCCCTATGCATTCGAAAAGTGCGATCAGGATCCCCCTGTGTTCGATGTGGACGGAAGAAAAGTCTCATGCTGGCTTTTCGAAAGAGGTGATGCAAATTGA
- a CDS encoding ABC transporter permease yields the protein MTRKEFVYFFLKNKKVIFAICVYAGLIFLALVGPYFTPYKDPLAFVGPGYQPPSKEHWLGTNTFGQDIFTQLVYGLRSSLFVGLLGGTLATVIGLLIGFVAGYRGGWFDELLMMFTNILMVIPTLALLIIIAAYLPYRGVFIESVIIGFTAWPWTARAVRAQTLSLKTREFVDLARITARRPMKIIFGEIMPNMMSYVFMVFILQFGGAILAATGLDFIGLGPTRGISLGIMMQQATLWNAIQLGMWWWAVTPGAVITLMVATLYVMNAGLDEVFNPKLREM from the coding sequence ATGACGAGAAAAGAATTCGTCTACTTCTTTTTGAAGAATAAAAAAGTTATCTTTGCCATATGTGTGTACGCTGGCTTGATTTTTCTTGCTCTTGTAGGGCCTTATTTCACTCCTTATAAAGATCCCCTTGCCTTTGTGGGACCCGGATATCAGCCTCCAAGCAAGGAACACTGGCTTGGTACGAACACGTTTGGGCAAGATATCTTCACCCAGCTTGTCTACGGTCTCAGAAGCTCCCTTTTTGTGGGACTTCTCGGCGGAACACTGGCAACGGTGATAGGTCTTCTCATAGGTTTTGTTGCAGGATACAGAGGAGGATGGTTCGACGAACTTCTCATGATGTTCACCAACATCCTCATGGTGATTCCAACGCTTGCCCTCCTCATTATCATTGCAGCGTACCTTCCTTACAGGGGTGTGTTCATCGAGAGTGTGATCATAGGATTCACTGCCTGGCCGTGGACTGCAAGAGCAGTTAGAGCACAGACGCTTTCTCTGAAAACAAGAGAGTTTGTCGATCTTGCAAGGATCACCGCCAGAAGGCCCATGAAGATCATCTTCGGTGAAATCATGCCCAACATGATGTCTTATGTTTTCATGGTGTTCATCCTCCAGTTCGGAGGTGCCATCCTCGCCGCCACAGGGCTTGACTTCATAGGCCTTGGTCCAACGAGAGGCATCTCGCTGGGAATAATGATGCAGCAGGCTACACTGTGGAATGCCATACAGCTTGGTATGTGGTGGTGGGCTGTCACTCCAGGAGCTGTGATCACGCTCATGGTTGCGACTCTTTACGTCATGAACGCTGGGCTTGACGAAGTCTTCAATCCTAAACTCAGGGAGATGTGA
- a CDS encoding ABC transporter permease, producing MRKYLTKKIVVYILTFFFAVTIDWAIPRFMPGNPINFLISRFAGLPESVKVLQSYFTQAFGLDKPLWEQYINFWRALFKGDLGISIYMYPQPVAKIIARSLPYSLVVLLPAVLLSFAIGNRFGAFVARKKRLDNFALPVFYTLTASPYFWFGILLAWIFGVVIPLFPLAGAYSFGTTPSFSWQFILDFLHHWVLPFGSLFLVMLGGWAIGMRNMIIYELESNYSRYLEALGSSQKLIRRYAYRNAILPQITGLAIQLGTVVAGALTTEIVFSYPGIGYLLMQGILNQDYFLIQGCFLFIILGVLIANFLVDIFYVIIDPRIRKSYSGEV from the coding sequence TTGAGAAAATATCTCACAAAGAAGATCGTGGTCTACATCCTGACCTTCTTTTTTGCTGTTACCATCGACTGGGCTATTCCTCGATTCATGCCGGGAAATCCCATCAACTTTTTGATCTCCAGATTCGCTGGGCTTCCTGAATCCGTCAAGGTCCTTCAGAGTTACTTCACACAGGCCTTTGGCCTTGACAAACCCCTCTGGGAGCAGTACATCAACTTTTGGAGGGCTCTCTTCAAAGGAGATCTTGGAATAAGTATCTACATGTATCCTCAGCCAGTTGCAAAGATAATAGCAAGATCCCTTCCGTACTCTCTGGTCGTTCTCCTACCTGCTGTTCTTTTGAGCTTTGCGATAGGAAACAGGTTCGGTGCCTTTGTAGCACGGAAAAAAAGACTCGATAACTTTGCTCTTCCTGTTTTTTACACTCTAACTGCATCTCCGTACTTCTGGTTTGGTATCCTTCTTGCCTGGATATTCGGTGTGGTGATACCTCTGTTTCCCCTCGCAGGTGCCTACAGCTTCGGTACGACACCATCTTTTTCCTGGCAGTTCATTCTCGACTTTCTTCACCACTGGGTACTTCCATTTGGATCCCTGTTTCTTGTGATGCTTGGTGGATGGGCGATCGGAATGAGGAACATGATCATCTACGAACTGGAATCGAACTACTCCAGATACCTCGAGGCACTCGGTTCTTCCCAGAAGCTCATCAGGCGATACGCTTACAGAAACGCCATACTTCCTCAGATCACTGGTCTTGCCATTCAGCTGGGAACGGTGGTTGCAGGTGCTCTCACAACGGAAATCGTCTTTTCGTATCCCGGAATAGGTTACCTCCTTATGCAAGGAATTCTGAATCAGGACTACTTTTTGATTCAGGGGTGTTTTCTCTTCATCATCCTTGGCGTTTTGATCGCCAATTTCCTGGTTGACATTTTCTACGTGATCATAGATCCCAGAATAAGAAAATCCTACTCGGGAGAGGTTTGA
- a CDS encoding ABC transporter substrate-binding protein — protein MKRFLVILVLVLALVSVFGQTFERNKTLYWGGALWSPPSNWNPFTPWNAVAGTIGLVYEPLFLYDPLNDKFEPWLAESGQWVSDNEYVLTLRKGLRWQDGVPLTVDDVIFTFEIAKKYTGISYSPIWNWLDRIEKVDSFTLKFVFSDPRYQEWRQLLINTPIVPKHIWEGKTEEEVLQSANENPVGSGPYYVESWADDRCVFKKNENWWGIRELGYDPKPERIVELRVLSNNVAVGMLMKGELDWSNFFLPGVPVLKKAYGIVTWYENAPYMLPANAAGIFVNVNKYPLSIPEFRRAMAFAINPEKIVTRAYENMVTAANPAGILPLPGYMKYYPEEVVKKYGFRYDPETAKKILDELGFKDVNGDGFREDPNGKPFKLTIECPYGWTDWMVSIQSIAEDLVKVGINVEPKYPDYSKYADDLYGGKFDLILNNFTTGVSATIWSYFNGVFYPDAVESEYSYSGNFGKYANPEVETLLDELNRSRDDAKIKEVVAKLSEILLKDLPFIPLWYNGAWFQASEAVWTKWPTEKNPYAVPIGWNGWWQLTGIKTLFGIEAK, from the coding sequence ATGAAAAGGTTTTTGGTCATTCTCGTTCTGGTCCTAGCATTGGTTTCTGTCTTCGGTCAAACTTTTGAAAGAAACAAAACGCTTTACTGGGGTGGAGCTCTCTGGTCTCCTCCATCCAATTGGAACCCGTTCACACCCTGGAACGCTGTGGCGGGAACCATCGGTCTTGTCTATGAACCTCTGTTTCTCTACGATCCTCTGAACGACAAGTTCGAACCGTGGCTTGCAGAGAGCGGACAGTGGGTCAGTGACAACGAATACGTGCTCACACTCAGGAAAGGACTCAGATGGCAGGATGGAGTTCCTCTCACAGTGGATGATGTGATCTTCACTTTCGAGATCGCAAAGAAGTACACTGGTATCAGCTACAGTCCTATCTGGAACTGGCTCGACAGGATCGAAAAGGTTGATTCCTTCACGTTGAAGTTTGTCTTCTCCGATCCAAGATACCAGGAATGGAGACAACTTCTCATCAACACCCCAATCGTTCCAAAACACATCTGGGAAGGAAAGACCGAAGAAGAAGTTCTCCAGAGTGCCAATGAAAATCCCGTTGGATCCGGTCCTTACTACGTCGAAAGCTGGGCTGACGACAGGTGTGTTTTCAAGAAAAACGAGAACTGGTGGGGTATCAGAGAGCTCGGCTACGATCCCAAACCTGAGAGGATCGTTGAACTGAGGGTGCTCAGCAACAACGTGGCAGTTGGAATGCTCATGAAAGGAGAACTCGACTGGAGCAACTTCTTCCTCCCGGGTGTTCCCGTTTTGAAAAAAGCATATGGTATCGTTACCTGGTACGAAAATGCTCCTTATATGCTCCCAGCCAACGCTGCGGGAATCTTTGTGAATGTGAACAAATATCCTCTCAGTATTCCCGAGTTCAGAAGGGCAATGGCGTTCGCCATCAATCCAGAAAAGATCGTAACCAGAGCCTACGAAAACATGGTCACTGCTGCCAATCCTGCTGGAATACTGCCGCTTCCTGGTTACATGAAGTACTATCCTGAAGAAGTTGTCAAAAAGTACGGTTTCAGGTACGATCCGGAAACAGCGAAGAAGATACTCGATGAACTCGGATTCAAAGACGTGAACGGAGATGGATTCAGAGAAGATCCTAACGGAAAACCCTTCAAACTCACCATCGAATGTCCGTACGGCTGGACCGATTGGATGGTTTCCATACAATCCATCGCTGAAGATCTTGTGAAGGTTGGTATCAACGTGGAACCCAAGTATCCTGATTATTCCAAGTACGCAGACGATCTCTACGGTGGAAAATTCGACCTGATTCTCAACAACTTCACAACGGGAGTTTCCGCTACCATATGGTCCTACTTCAACGGTGTGTTCTATCCAGATGCAGTAGAATCCGAGTACTCCTACTCTGGTAACTTTGGAAAGTACGCCAATCCCGAGGTCGAAACACTCCTTGATGAACTCAACAGGAGCAGAGACGATGCTAAAATTAAAGAAGTGGTAGCCAAACTGTCAGAAATACTGCTCAAGGATCTCCCATTCATACCGCTCTGGTACAACGGTGCATGGTTCCAGGCTTCTGAAGCCGTCTGGACCAAATGGCCAACAGAGAAGAACCCGTACGCTGTCCCGATAGGCTGGAACGGCTGGTGGCAACTCACAGGAATCAAGACGCTGTTTGGTATCGAAGCAAAATAA
- a CDS encoding ROK family transcriptional regulator, which translates to MLRSIRKDNTSKILKRIMKSPVSRVEIAEELGLTKTTVGEIVKILLEKGIVIEEKDSPRGVGRPTISLKIAPDCAHVLGLEVTRDEIAICLMNASMSILMYETYPLPSKRDRENTLKIVYRGIDRAKDMLEKLDRKLSALTVAAPGPVDVEKGVIINPRNFPLSQVPLADLLKDKYGVEVWVENDADMGAVGEKWYTRRDDSFVWILTGKGIGSGIIINGELYRGENGYAGEIGYTRVFDGEKYVFLEDVCGEDTVLKYIQSMGFESLAEAIGSGDSRVKDYLDNIAEFFSIGLLSLIHLFGISKIVIGGFFKEFGKEFLKSLKMKVEKHLLYKHEVDISFSTVQEPVIAFGAAVHALENYLERVATS; encoded by the coding sequence TTGCTGAGGTCCATAAGAAAAGACAACACATCGAAAATCCTGAAAAGAATAATGAAATCTCCCGTATCTCGAGTTGAGATTGCAGAAGAACTCGGTCTCACGAAGACCACGGTGGGAGAGATCGTAAAGATTCTTCTGGAAAAAGGTATTGTTATTGAGGAAAAGGACTCTCCCAGGGGTGTGGGAAGACCCACCATCTCTTTGAAAATAGCACCGGATTGCGCTCATGTGCTCGGCCTGGAGGTGACAAGAGATGAGATAGCAATCTGTCTCATGAACGCCAGCATGAGCATTCTCATGTACGAAACGTACCCTCTTCCTTCAAAGCGTGACAGAGAAAACACCCTGAAGATCGTCTACAGAGGGATAGATCGTGCAAAAGATATGCTGGAAAAACTAGACAGGAAACTCTCGGCTTTAACTGTGGCAGCGCCGGGCCCGGTCGATGTCGAAAAGGGTGTCATCATAAACCCAAGGAATTTTCCTCTGTCTCAGGTTCCCCTTGCCGATCTTCTGAAAGATAAATACGGTGTTGAAGTCTGGGTGGAAAACGACGCCGACATGGGGGCAGTCGGAGAAAAGTGGTACACAAGGCGGGACGATTCCTTCGTCTGGATCCTGACCGGAAAAGGAATAGGATCCGGGATCATCATCAACGGGGAACTCTATCGGGGCGAGAATGGCTATGCAGGAGAGATCGGATACACCAGGGTTTTCGACGGAGAAAAATACGTTTTTCTGGAAGATGTGTGCGGAGAAGACACCGTTCTGAAGTACATCCAATCTATGGGATTTGAGTCGCTTGCAGAAGCGATAGGATCTGGAGATAGTCGTGTGAAAGACTATTTGGACAACATTGCCGAATTTTTCAGTATAGGCCTTTTGAGCCTGATACACCTTTTTGGCATCTCAAAGATCGTCATAGGAGGATTCTTCAAGGAGTTTGGAAAAGAATTCCTGAAAAGCTTGAAGATGAAGGTGGAAAAACATCTTCTCTACAAACACGAAGTGGATATCAGTTTTTCAACTGTTCAAGAACCGGTGATCGCTTTTGGAGCAGCAGTGCACGCGCTGGAAAATTATCTGGAGAGAGTAGCGACGAGTTAA
- a CDS encoding glycoside hydrolase family 130 protein — MRVFSEKIPNIPWEERPEDHTGPLWRYSKNPIIGRNPVPKGARVFNSAVVPYNGEFVGVFRIDHKNTRPFLHFGRSKDGIHWEIEPEEIQWVDLNGNPFQPSYAYDPRVVKIEDTYYITFCTDDHGPTIGVGMTKDFKTFVRLPNAYVPFNRNGVLFPRKINGKYVMLNRPSDNGHTPFGDIFLSESPDMIHWGNHRFVMGTSNYNWWENLKIGAGPYPIETSEGWLLIYHGVTLTCNGYVYSFGAAILDLDDPSKVLYRSKYYLLTPEEDYETTGFVPNVVFPCAALCDSETGRVAIYYGAADTHVAIAFGYIDEIVEFVKRNSM; from the coding sequence TTGAGGGTTTTCAGTGAAAAGATTCCAAACATTCCCTGGGAGGAAAGGCCGGAGGATCACACAGGGCCTCTGTGGAGGTACAGTAAAAACCCCATAATCGGAAGAAATCCCGTTCCAAAGGGTGCAAGGGTGTTCAATTCTGCCGTTGTGCCGTACAACGGAGAATTCGTGGGAGTTTTCAGGATCGATCACAAAAACACCAGACCTTTTCTTCACTTTGGAAGGAGCAAGGATGGAATTCACTGGGAAATAGAACCTGAAGAGATCCAGTGGGTGGATCTGAATGGTAACCCTTTCCAACCTAGTTATGCTTATGACCCAAGGGTGGTGAAGATAGAGGACACCTACTATATAACCTTCTGCACAGATGATCACGGTCCCACGATTGGAGTGGGAATGACAAAGGATTTCAAAACCTTTGTACGTCTTCCAAATGCCTACGTTCCATTCAACAGGAACGGAGTGCTTTTTCCGAGAAAGATAAACGGAAAGTATGTGATGTTAAACAGGCCGAGCGACAACGGTCATACTCCATTTGGAGACATCTTCCTCAGTGAAAGCCCGGATATGATTCACTGGGGAAATCACAGGTTTGTGATGGGAACAAGCAATTACAACTGGTGGGAAAATCTCAAGATAGGAGCAGGTCCATACCCAATAGAAACAAGCGAAGGATGGCTCCTCATCTACCACGGTGTAACTCTCACCTGCAACGGATACGTTTACAGTTTTGGAGCCGCTATTCTCGATCTGGACGACCCAAGTAAAGTTCTTTACAGGTCAAAGTACTATCTTTTAACACCGGAGGAGGATTACGAAACGACTGGATTCGTTCCAAACGTGGTTTTCCCCTGTGCCGCACTCTGCGATTCTGAAACAGGAAGGGTTGCGATATACTACGGTGCGGCAGATACCCACGTTGCTATCGCGTTTGGATACATAGACGAGATCGTAGAATTTGTGAAAAGAAACTCCATGTAA